From the genome of Scytonema hofmannii PCC 7110, one region includes:
- a CDS encoding class I SAM-dependent methyltransferase yields the protein MIEKTAQVIEGGILPEGDYVSPGFSIIQPDSCFPNMILGNTYDSFWLYLRRNIAHNWYVDKRQQGVGFVSRDEAHILYNTALKFKGKKALEIGCWMGWSACHLALGGVELDIIDPMLSQQLFHESVTESLKWADVKESVNLIPGHSPQKVEELANKLQRKWSLIFIDGHHEAPAPLNDAIICEQVAEEDALILFHDLASPDVGQGLNYLKEKGWNTMVYQTMQIMGVAWRGNVEPVIHQPDTKINWKLPPHLQHYSVSGSIPNVAGDKFEKILKAVLPSTFWKEAKLLSLYSQAQQIYYYLSWLPQILRQAMARNISSDQ from the coding sequence ATGATTGAAAAAACAGCACAAGTGATAGAAGGCGGCATATTGCCAGAGGGAGATTATGTTTCACCAGGATTTTCCATTATTCAACCAGATTCATGTTTTCCCAATATGATTTTGGGAAATACATATGATTCTTTTTGGCTTTACTTGCGCCGGAATATTGCTCATAACTGGTACGTTGATAAGCGACAGCAGGGGGTAGGATTTGTTAGCAGAGATGAAGCTCATATTCTTTACAATACAGCCTTAAAATTTAAGGGGAAAAAAGCTTTAGAAATAGGTTGTTGGATGGGTTGGTCGGCTTGTCATTTAGCTCTAGGAGGTGTGGAGTTAGATATAATCGATCCCATGCTATCCCAACAATTATTTCATGAAAGCGTTACAGAATCACTAAAGTGGGCAGACGTGAAGGAATCTGTAAATCTCATACCAGGACATAGCCCTCAAAAAGTAGAAGAGTTAGCAAATAAATTGCAACGGAAATGGTCATTGATATTTATAGACGGTCATCACGAAGCACCAGCGCCACTCAATGATGCAATAATTTGCGAACAAGTTGCAGAAGAAGATGCTTTAATTTTATTTCACGATTTAGCCTCTCCCGATGTAGGTCAAGGGTTGAACTACTTGAAAGAGAAAGGGTGGAACACAATGGTGTATCAAACTATGCAAATCATGGGAGTTGCATGGCGGGGAAATGTTGAACCTGTCATACATCAGCCAGACACTAAAATTAACTGGAAATTACCTCCACATTTACAACATTATTCTGTTAGCGGTTCAATTCCAAATGTAGCGGGAGATAAATTTGAAAAAATTCTCAAAGCCGTTCTACCATCTACTTTCTGGAAAGAAGCAAAGTTATTGTCTCTGTACAGTCAGGCACAACAAATATATTATTATCTTTCCTGGTTGCCACAAATATTACGACAGGCGATGGCAAGAAACATAAGCAGTGACCAGTAA
- a CDS encoding ribbon-helix-helix domain-containing protein, translating into MKIDIDIPDEVRVYVEAQIMTGAYNSIGEYFLDLVQQDQKRKTQAKLEVLLLEGIDSQGQEVTPEYWQNLRSTVF; encoded by the coding sequence ATGAAAATAGATATTGATATACCTGATGAAGTGCGTGTTTATGTAGAAGCACAAATCATGACAGGTGCATATAACAGCATTGGCGAATATTTTCTGGATTTGGTGCAACAAGACCAAAAACGCAAGACACAAGCGAAGTTAGAAGTACTTTTGCTGGAAGGCATTGATTCTCAAGGTCAGGAAGTTACACCAGAATATTGGCAAAATTTGCGTTCTACAGTTTTCTAA
- the rpmB gene encoding 50S ribosomal protein L28 — MSRRCELTGKKANNAFAISHSHRRTKRLQQVNLQSKRIWWEGGNRWVKMRLSTTAIKTLDKKGLEAMAKEAGIDLNKY, encoded by the coding sequence ATGTCTCGTCGCTGCGAATTAACTGGTAAGAAGGCAAACAATGCCTTCGCAATTTCCCACTCTCATCGTCGTACCAAACGCCTTCAGCAAGTCAACCTGCAATCTAAGCGGATTTGGTGGGAAGGAGGAAATCGTTGGGTGAAAATGCGTTTATCTACCACAGCCATCAAAACCCTTGATAAGAAAGGATTGGAAGCAATGGCGAAAGAAGCTGGAATTGACCTCAACAAATATTAA
- a CDS encoding radical SAM protein, which produces MTFFIKPKKIRLDAATVCQLNCPSCPTAQGEIKKTLRGGFLKFEDFKRLVDENPWLSHIELSNWGEIFLNADILKILEYSYQKNVSLSASNGVNLNTVSEEVLEGLVKYKFRKMSCSIDGASQETYEIYRRRGNFERVIDNLKKINHYKKVYNSKFPLIRWQFVIFGHNEHEIPIAKQLAKELNMELWLKLSWDESFSPIKDKEKIAKITGLGVASRSEYQEKYKINYMQKGICSQLWNEPQLNWDGRVLGCCFNHWSDFGNAFESSLETSLNNEKINYARQMLLGKKEERDDISCTQCIHYKAMKNHSEWLTMSQIRRASAARKLHMIADSLWIGRLGRLKVWLVNNFMNK; this is translated from the coding sequence ATGACTTTTTTCATAAAACCGAAAAAAATTCGCTTGGACGCAGCTACAGTTTGCCAGTTAAACTGCCCTTCTTGCCCAACAGCACAAGGAGAAATCAAAAAAACGCTTAGAGGGGGTTTCCTGAAATTTGAAGATTTTAAAAGATTAGTAGATGAAAATCCTTGGTTATCACATATAGAATTATCCAATTGGGGGGAAATCTTTTTAAATGCAGATATATTAAAAATTTTAGAATACAGTTATCAGAAAAATGTTTCTTTGTCTGCTAGCAATGGCGTCAACTTAAATACTGTTAGTGAAGAAGTTTTAGAAGGGCTGGTGAAGTATAAATTTAGAAAGATGTCTTGTTCTATAGATGGAGCTAGTCAAGAGACATATGAAATTTATCGTCGTCGGGGAAATTTTGAGCGCGTAATTGATAATTTAAAAAAGATAAATCATTACAAAAAAGTATATAATTCCAAGTTTCCATTAATAAGATGGCAATTTGTAATTTTTGGCCACAATGAGCATGAAATACCAATTGCAAAACAATTAGCTAAAGAACTAAATATGGAACTTTGGTTAAAACTTTCTTGGGATGAATCATTTTCACCGATCAAAGACAAAGAAAAGATTGCTAAGATTACAGGCTTAGGTGTTGCTAGTCGCAGCGAATACCAAGAAAAATATAAAATTAACTATATGCAAAAAGGAATTTGTTCTCAGTTGTGGAATGAACCTCAACTAAATTGGGATGGTAGAGTGTTAGGTTGTTGCTTTAATCATTGGTCTGATTTTGGAAATGCTTTTGAATCTTCTTTAGAGACAAGTTTAAATAATGAAAAAATTAATTATGCTCGACAAATGCTTTTAGGGAAGAAGGAAGAAAGAGATGATATTTCATGCACTCAATGCATTCACTATAAAGCCATGAAAAATCACAGTGAATGGTTAACAATGAGTCAGATAAGAAGGGCAAGCGCAGCTAGAAAGTTACATATGATTGCGGATAGTCTATGGATTGGTAGATTAGGTAGATTAAAAGTTTGGCTTGTGAATAATTTTATGAATAAATAA
- the hpsA gene encoding hormogonium polysaccharide biosynthesis protein HpsA gives MKRNSKLVKATRNFYQKLCSSSPLTIKEQSLWLLRAFLVTRKQSDWVNAGFVLPTVAMVALVVVLLTTAILFRSFERSKNASNVRVNEAVLNAAAPAIDRARAKIDALFEDPTLPRATPSDSALYDALKKEKYILGDEKRLKLGVDIDNHNSIVAPTNTTALENDETLKSAWKFAVDTDNNGKKDSYTLYAIYFRNPTRDTTTGKFNRKRNALEVRTPPETNEQCGNATGFASLVGNSSWYKLQSGNLGKSFFVYTVNVPITQAEYNNLPATASSSDPNEATKANSEPYKGNRGFVALEFQQDRSRIPLANNAVWFENDLEITPGVDLLLNGRIHTNGNLLVGGNPDATPDPIVRLRQVSSKHSCFYNQENGLVTVGGNVGTGNLGHTTDQLQVTVDLYRGFKKAVTTAQISNTNRSTNSAGGAAVGFNDAAFNQRIAAMLTSALGLCTTCTSTTVTNGQTFKQAVNNVNAYPAEVKSNVTARVKNADDVLYASSILTEEIQTYLQQRARRVPFVEVSNPTGVGANSGFTGFTSNIDPPEAWRKPLNSSNQFTNAVNISVTTTQLEATYPELQKKEGVQSNLGDRIFVGNNLPAKWAPNEPPNGTYVGSTEPQFINNVNWTRPTGTQAKQRWRNTQIQSVTDLGVSERNGFWEQKAAENPINPLDNVGGVRIVTGAGIYVDGTGNTANLLTGPFYPRGANSFLPDPSDPTPANSNDIPVWPDTMPMSSPKATETRKGDLLMRATAVYHYKIDSGIDQEPIACVSSYYDPTNTTTAKNKVNVDGGYGIDTAKGRSNNGVVYDYPTGGRTTFFALNKVRLQQQAKLVFANGRPVNPALQTALQKIGNNSVVPSSGLQYADYSAIDTALCAINILGGATPSPSPLTDKPNHGDIKEASFLDAREIKQVSQSSASDQYDLDIEERQPLEIRVTEINIGNLASRGINGTSEYLLPYSGIIYATRDDGLLDRSDTTANSALLSPTDFKLDPTRRPNGIRLINGSTLARNPSVNQNAYNAKEKGLILVSNLPAYIKGNFNLHRPNTTTNTEIEEFIEKESNTDFYDRQTRDDNFACRAGRTGCPSSGGDYWRPATIIADAMTLLSGTASNAGFIDGFRNEGDYDHNNNTGVPVDIATDVSRTSRLKNGFLENGFATTTQWWGANNIPITSLGSYTLNGVTPVQRRVDSHPLYVMEICRQALVSECDGSTPDKQWAMGFDIDGDGILSSTAQNYTIPLATGGTTTISLTERDIKAYQLGQAILAAKGSNASGADNILTNNELHWINNSGKFAKSGTPPLPSKTIRERLGSGDTGSQPALEPADRRYPRRIAFARDNNNTLVFTSSGSNKIYQPIGVGCPVYTGQYSNASDYLKNGCTYNSSPTVTSHYGLQENNALWFRATSSNTDPSDISSATYRSDQSLFYIPPSAGDGQPILVPVLQIHDAKNNPGNNIRTDNTNQLQDEFRDRWLKAANLDTSFNATFVVGNSPGRAVEDSAGLQNFVRFLENWNGRIAKITGSFIQLKRSSYATAPVAPLFKANRGANSANAATNTSKFDYSLDTYSGRNNDGLSPFYWAPTRQWGFDVGLLSEQPDLFAQRFTAPPSNRPNEFFREVGQDDPWVKALLCAGQASDKKGESGATYSNAVSSEYRPQECKPIPADP, from the coding sequence ATGAAGCGAAATAGCAAGTTAGTCAAGGCTACGAGAAATTTCTACCAAAAGCTTTGCAGTTCCTCTCCATTGACAATTAAAGAGCAAAGTTTGTGGCTGCTGCGAGCTTTTTTAGTTACCAGAAAACAGTCTGATTGGGTGAATGCTGGTTTTGTGTTGCCAACAGTCGCAATGGTAGCTCTGGTTGTTGTGCTGCTGACAACGGCAATTTTATTTCGGTCTTTTGAAAGATCCAAAAATGCTAGCAATGTTCGGGTGAATGAGGCTGTTCTCAATGCTGCTGCTCCAGCAATTGACCGCGCTAGAGCAAAAATAGATGCTTTATTTGAAGATCCAACATTACCACGTGCAACACCATCTGATAGTGCCTTGTATGATGCTTTAAAAAAAGAAAAATATATACTTGGGGATGAAAAACGCCTAAAGTTAGGTGTTGATATTGATAATCATAACTCCATTGTAGCTCCAACAAACACAACAGCATTAGAAAATGATGAAACACTGAAAAGTGCTTGGAAATTTGCAGTTGATACAGATAATAACGGTAAAAAAGATAGTTATACTCTCTATGCAATTTACTTCCGCAATCCTACTCGAGATACTACTACAGGGAAATTTAACCGTAAAAGAAATGCTTTAGAAGTTAGAACTCCACCTGAAACTAATGAACAATGCGGAAATGCCACTGGTTTTGCTAGCTTAGTGGGTAATTCTAGCTGGTATAAGCTGCAATCAGGTAACTTGGGCAAAAGCTTTTTTGTCTACACTGTTAATGTGCCAATTACACAGGCAGAATATAATAACTTGCCTGCAACTGCATCAAGTTCAGATCCAAATGAAGCTACTAAAGCTAATAGCGAACCTTACAAAGGTAACAGAGGTTTTGTTGCATTAGAATTTCAGCAAGACCGCAGTCGTATTCCTCTAGCAAATAATGCAGTTTGGTTTGAGAACGACCTAGAAATCACACCTGGTGTTGACTTGCTATTAAATGGCAGAATTCATACAAATGGTAACTTATTGGTAGGTGGAAACCCAGATGCAACGCCAGACCCTATTGTTAGACTTCGACAAGTTAGCAGCAAACATTCCTGTTTTTACAATCAAGAAAACGGACTAGTCACTGTTGGCGGTAATGTAGGAACTGGTAACCTTGGTCATACTACAGATCAACTTCAAGTGACCGTTGATTTATATCGAGGTTTTAAGAAAGCCGTTACCACCGCTCAAATTAGCAACACAAACAGATCTACCAATTCTGCTGGTGGTGCTGCGGTTGGATTTAACGATGCAGCATTCAATCAACGCATTGCAGCAATGCTAACTTCTGCACTCGGTCTATGTACAACCTGCACATCCACAACAGTCACAAATGGTCAAACCTTCAAACAGGCTGTTAATAACGTTAACGCCTACCCAGCAGAAGTAAAAAGTAACGTGACAGCGCGAGTCAAAAATGCTGACGATGTCCTATATGCCAGCAGTATCCTTACAGAGGAAATACAAACTTATCTCCAACAACGGGCAAGACGAGTTCCCTTTGTAGAAGTATCAAACCCCACTGGCGTAGGGGCAAACTCAGGATTTACTGGTTTTACATCAAACATAGATCCTCCTGAAGCTTGGAGAAAACCATTAAATTCTAGTAACCAGTTCACCAATGCTGTAAATATCTCTGTCACTACCACTCAGTTAGAGGCAACATATCCCGAATTACAAAAGAAAGAAGGCGTTCAAAGCAATTTGGGCGATCGCATATTTGTAGGTAATAATTTACCAGCAAAATGGGCACCCAATGAACCACCTAACGGCACATATGTAGGATCAACTGAACCTCAGTTTATCAACAATGTAAACTGGACTCGACCAACTGGCACACAAGCTAAACAGAGATGGCGCAACACACAAATACAATCCGTTACAGATTTAGGTGTATCTGAACGGAATGGTTTTTGGGAACAGAAAGCAGCAGAAAACCCTATAAACCCGTTGGATAACGTGGGTGGGGTGAGGATCGTGACAGGTGCAGGAATCTACGTTGATGGTACAGGTAATACTGCCAATCTCTTGACAGGTCCATTTTATCCTCGCGGTGCTAATTCTTTTTTACCAGATCCATCAGATCCCACTCCTGCAAATAGTAATGATATTCCTGTTTGGCCTGACACAATGCCAATGAGTAGCCCAAAAGCTACAGAAACTCGCAAAGGTGACCTGCTGATGAGAGCCACGGCAGTTTATCACTACAAAATAGACTCTGGTATTGACCAAGAACCAATTGCTTGTGTCAGCAGCTACTACGATCCTACCAACACAACCACTGCTAAAAACAAAGTCAACGTTGATGGTGGATATGGTATTGATACCGCCAAGGGTAGATCAAACAATGGTGTTGTTTACGATTACCCTACAGGTGGGAGAACAACATTCTTTGCTCTTAATAAGGTTCGTCTTCAACAACAAGCAAAGTTAGTATTCGCCAATGGACGACCAGTTAATCCAGCCTTACAAACAGCTTTACAAAAAATTGGCAACAACAGTGTAGTCCCCAGCAGTGGTTTGCAATATGCTGATTACTCAGCAATTGATACAGCGCTTTGTGCTATCAATATTCTCGGTGGTGCCACTCCTTCCCCGTCCCCATTGACTGACAAGCCTAATCATGGAGACATCAAAGAAGCATCTTTCCTTGATGCTCGAGAAATTAAACAAGTTTCTCAATCATCCGCATCTGATCAATATGATCTAGACATTGAAGAGCGTCAACCTCTGGAAATTAGGGTCACTGAGATTAACATAGGTAATTTAGCTAGCCGAGGAATTAACGGTACTAGCGAGTATTTATTACCCTACAGTGGCATTATTTACGCAACTCGTGACGATGGGTTACTAGATCGGAGCGATACAACTGCTAATAGTGCGTTACTTAGCCCTACAGACTTTAAGCTCGATCCCACCCGTCGCCCTAATGGTATCCGCCTTATCAACGGTTCGACTTTGGCAAGAAACCCTAGCGTTAATCAAAATGCTTACAATGCTAAAGAAAAAGGTCTAATTTTGGTAAGTAATTTACCTGCGTATATCAAAGGTAATTTTAATTTGCACCGTCCGAATACAACCACCAACACAGAAATTGAAGAATTTATAGAAAAAGAGTCAAATACTGACTTTTACGATCGCCAAACTCGTGACGATAACTTTGCATGTCGTGCTGGAAGAACTGGCTGTCCTAGTAGTGGTGGTGACTATTGGCGACCAGCAACAATTATCGCTGATGCAATGACGTTGCTGTCGGGAACAGCATCAAATGCGGGATTTATAGACGGTTTTCGTAATGAAGGTGATTACGACCATAACAACAATACAGGTGTTCCAGTAGATATCGCTACTGACGTTTCTAGAACAAGTCGTCTAAAAAACGGTTTTCTGGAAAACGGTTTTGCTACGACAACACAGTGGTGGGGTGCGAATAATATTCCTATCACCAGTTTAGGATCTTACACATTAAATGGTGTAACACCAGTTCAGCGAAGGGTTGATAGTCATCCCTTATACGTTATGGAAATTTGCCGTCAGGCATTAGTTTCTGAATGTGATGGTAGTACACCAGATAAACAATGGGCGATGGGCTTTGACATTGATGGAGATGGGATATTAAGTAGCACAGCTCAAAACTATACAATTCCACTCGCTACAGGTGGAACTACAACGATCTCACTCACAGAAAGAGATATTAAGGCTTATCAACTCGGACAAGCTATACTTGCTGCCAAAGGTTCTAATGCCTCGGGTGCTGATAATATACTGACTAACAACGAACTACATTGGATTAATAACAGTGGTAAATTTGCCAAATCTGGTACTCCTCCTCTTCCCAGTAAAACAATTAGAGAACGACTTGGGTCTGGTGATACAGGTTCTCAACCTGCTCTAGAACCAGCAGATCGACGTTATCCCCGGCGGATTGCTTTTGCACGTGATAATAACAATACACTGGTTTTCACCTCTAGTGGTTCTAATAAAATTTATCAGCCAATAGGAGTTGGTTGCCCCGTTTATACTGGTCAGTACAGTAATGCCAGTGATTATCTGAAGAATGGATGTACCTATAACAGCTCACCTACAGTAACCTCTCATTATGGACTACAAGAAAACAATGCTCTTTGGTTCAGAGCAACAAGTTCTAATACTGATCCCAGCGATATTAGTAGTGCAACTTACAGAAGCGATCAATCCCTGTTCTATATTCCTCCCTCTGCTGGAGATGGTCAACCAATCTTAGTGCCAGTTTTGCAGATACATGATGCAAAAAATAATCCTGGAAATAACATCAGAACGGATAACACAAATCAACTTCAAGATGAGTTTAGGGATAGATGGTTAAAAGCGGCAAATCTAGATACTAGCTTTAATGCAACTTTTGTAGTCGGTAATAGCCCTGGTAGAGCAGTTGAAGATTCAGCTGGTTTGCAAAACTTTGTACGATTCTTAGAAAATTGGAATGGTAGGATAGCCAAAATCACTGGCAGTTTCATTCAGTTAAAACGAAGTTCCTACGCCACAGCACCAGTTGCGCCTCTTTTTAAAGCTAATAGAGGAGCTAATAGTGCTAACGCTGCAACCAACACTAGCAAATTTGACTACTCGTTAGATACTTACTCTGGTAGAAACAATGATGGTCTTTCGCCTTTTTACTGGGCACCAACAAGACAGTGGGGCTTTGATGTTGGGCTTCTGTCAGAACAACCAGACTTGTTTGCTCAAAGATTTACAGCACCGCCATCGAATCGTCCAAATGAGTTCTTTAGAGAAGTCGGTCAGGATGACCCTTGGGTGAAAGCATTACTCTGTGCTGGACAAGCAAGTGACAAAAAAGGAGAAAGTGGTGCTACATACTCCAATGCAGTTTCTTCTGAGTATCGTCCACAAGAGTGTAAACCCATACCAGCAGATCCATAA
- the htpG gene encoding molecular chaperone HtpG, translated as MLEQGTISIHTENIFPIIKKSLYSDHEIFLRELVSNAVDAIQKLKMVSRAGEYSGEIGEPEIQIAIDKDKKTLSITDNGIGMTAEEVKKYINQVAFSSAEEFIKKYEGKSDQPIIGHFGLGFYSSFMVAQKVEIDTLSYQEGAQAVHWSCDGSPQFTLEDSSRTTLGTTITLTLQEEEVEYLEPSRIKQLVKTYCDFMPVPIKLDGEAINKQRAVWRESPSSLSQEDYLEFYRYLYPFQEEPLLWVHLNTDYPFIINGILYFPRMKPDVDVTKGQIKLFCNQVFVSDHCEEIIPQFLLPMRGVIDSTDIPLNVSRSALQTDRTVRKIGDYIAKKVGDRLKELYRDNREQYVSVWKDLGTFVKFGVLNDEKFKKQVEDIIVFRSTYQPSSSPQSAPAANPTVEVEVQSQEGDVWQDVTPSSESSAPTSQSPYTTLKEYLERNKERHENRVFYATDGVSQATYIELHKNQGLEVLFMDSFIDTHFINFLEREYNEVKFTRVDSDLDNTLLDKDQDKEIVDPKTNKTRSETVKDLFEKALNKPKVNIRTEALKADDPQGTPPAMVLLPEILRRLREMNALMQQQQAEFPEDHILLVNTSHPLIQNLASLSQSSIIQGDGESPTGQLVKMICQHIYDLALMSQKGFDAEGMKSFVERSNEVLTKLTQEATK; from the coding sequence ATGCTAGAACAAGGTACCATAAGTATTCATACTGAGAATATTTTCCCAATAATCAAGAAGTCCCTCTACTCGGATCATGAAATCTTCTTACGGGAGTTGGTTTCCAATGCTGTAGATGCTATCCAAAAACTGAAGATGGTATCCCGTGCTGGGGAGTATTCGGGGGAAATTGGCGAACCGGAGATTCAAATCGCCATCGATAAGGACAAAAAAACCCTATCCATCACCGATAACGGTATCGGGATGACGGCGGAGGAAGTTAAGAAGTACATCAACCAAGTTGCCTTCTCCAGTGCGGAGGAATTCATTAAGAAGTATGAAGGCAAATCAGACCAACCAATTATCGGTCACTTTGGTCTTGGTTTCTACTCCTCCTTTATGGTGGCGCAGAAGGTCGAAATCGATACTCTGTCTTATCAAGAAGGAGCGCAGGCAGTTCACTGGAGTTGTGACGGTTCTCCACAGTTTACTTTGGAAGATTCATCCCGTACAACTCTTGGTACAACCATAACTCTTACCTTGCAAGAGGAAGAAGTGGAGTACTTAGAACCCTCTCGCATTAAACAGCTTGTTAAAACTTATTGCGACTTTATGCCAGTTCCCATCAAACTTGATGGTGAGGCAATCAACAAGCAAAGAGCTGTGTGGCGGGAGTCTCCCAGTAGTTTGAGTCAAGAAGATTATTTAGAGTTTTACCGCTATCTGTATCCTTTCCAAGAAGAACCGTTGCTCTGGGTGCATCTGAACACAGATTATCCTTTCATTATCAACGGTATTTTATACTTCCCCAGGATGAAGCCGGATGTTGATGTAACGAAAGGGCAGATTAAGCTGTTCTGCAATCAAGTTTTTGTCAGCGACCACTGTGAAGAAATTATTCCACAGTTCCTGCTGCCAATGCGGGGTGTGATTGACAGTACTGATATTCCCTTGAACGTGTCGCGGAGTGCTTTGCAAACCGATCGCACCGTGCGGAAAATTGGCGATTATATTGCTAAGAAAGTGGGCGATCGTCTTAAAGAACTTTACCGCGATAATCGCGAACAGTACGTCAGTGTTTGGAAAGACTTGGGTACTTTCGTTAAATTTGGCGTTCTGAATGACGAGAAATTTAAGAAACAGGTGGAAGACATCATTGTTTTCCGCAGTACCTATCAACCAAGTAGCAGCCCGCAATCAGCACCAGCAGCTAACCCAACAGTTGAAGTTGAGGTGCAATCTCAAGAAGGTGATGTATGGCAAGATGTCACTCCCAGTTCTGAGTCTTCAGCCCCAACTTCTCAGTCACCCTACACTACTCTGAAAGAGTATCTGGAGCGTAACAAAGAACGTCACGAGAATCGTGTCTTCTATGCTACCGATGGAGTGTCGCAGGCGACTTACATAGAACTGCATAAAAACCAAGGTTTGGAAGTCCTGTTTATGGACTCTTTCATCGACACCCACTTTATCAACTTCTTAGAGCGGGAATATAATGAGGTCAAATTTACACGGGTAGATTCTGACTTAGACAACACCTTGCTGGATAAAGACCAAGATAAGGAGATTGTCGATCCAAAGACAAATAAAACTCGGAGTGAAACCGTCAAAGATCTCTTTGAGAAAGCTCTCAACAAACCTAAGGTGAACATCCGCACGGAAGCTTTAAAAGCAGACGATCCCCAAGGAACACCACCAGCTATGGTGCTTTTGCCAGAAATTTTGCGCCGCTTGCGGGAAATGAATGCTCTGATGCAGCAGCAACAAGCAGAGTTTCCTGAAGACCATATTTTGCTGGTAAACACATCTCACCCACTGATTCAAAATTTGGCAAGTCTCAGCCAAAGCAGTATTATTCAAGGGGATGGTGAGTCGCCTACCGGACAGCTTGTGAAAATGATTTGCCAACATATATACGATTTGGCACTCATGTCTCAAAAGGGTTTTGATGCTGAAGGAATGAAATCTTTTGTTGAGCGTTCTAATGAAGTGCTCACCAAGCTGACTCAAGAAGCAACAAAGTAG
- the hpsB gene encoding hormogonium polysaccharide secretion pseudopilin HpsB, whose translation MTEKQATSSKKQQANRRSKIVASYLYKPQKGFTIIESLVALLVVSILLAAIAPVITLSVATRLQSRRVELATQAAKSYIDGVRTQKIVSPVTTGSTSTPIYQYGAPTATGSLTCTANSYCTVPTGTSLFCVDFDGTDACEATSPIDMIVQAFRSQNASTTTTGYVLGVRVYRSDAFKLSTTLSRNNATGNGEKVTQKSFTGGAGKRTLPLVEMTTDINDIVPKYNDLCTRFPGGCIN comes from the coding sequence ATGACAGAGAAACAAGCGACAAGCTCTAAAAAACAGCAGGCTAATCGACGAAGCAAGATAGTAGCATCATACTTATACAAACCCCAAAAAGGTTTTACCATAATTGAATCTTTGGTAGCACTGCTTGTAGTTAGTATTTTGCTAGCAGCGATCGCTCCAGTAATTACTCTGTCAGTGGCGACCCGTCTTCAATCTCGACGGGTAGAATTAGCGACCCAAGCAGCTAAATCATATATTGATGGAGTGAGGACTCAAAAAATTGTAAGTCCAGTTACAACAGGTAGTACAAGTACACCTATATATCAGTATGGTGCCCCTACAGCTACGGGAAGCTTAACTTGTACGGCAAATAGTTACTGCACAGTTCCAACAGGAACATCTTTATTCTGCGTAGATTTTGATGGTACTGACGCATGTGAGGCTACTAGTCCCATAGATATGATTGTGCAGGCTTTTCGCTCACAGAATGCTAGTACTACCACCACAGGATATGTTTTAGGGGTGCGTGTTTACAGATCTGACGCTTTTAAGCTCAGCACGACTCTCTCTAGAAACAATGCTACCGGTAATGGCGAAAAAGTGACACAAAAAAGCTTCACTGGAGGTGCCGGTAAGCGCACACTACCTTTAGTGGAAATGACAACAGATATTAACGATATTGTGCCTAAATACAATGACCTTTGCACGCGTTTCCCAGGTGGTTGTATCAATTAA